One part of the Raphanus sativus cultivar WK10039 chromosome 7, ASM80110v3, whole genome shotgun sequence genome encodes these proteins:
- the LOC108815678 gene encoding uncharacterized protein LOC108815678 has product MTTGDRMRNWNGGANINVSCVLCNEPLETVEHLFFECSYSAEIWETLMKGVLLDKLTVKWEELMRIMRDSSNGKMKQFIIKYAFQTSVYMIWRERNRRRHGEMASTTSLLIKLIDKNLRNKLTLVQREGDMDIGKGMVYWFSTR; this is encoded by the coding sequence ATGACAACAGGGGATCGCATGAGAAACTGGAATGGTGGAGCTAACATAAACGTATCTTGCGTTCTATGTAACGAGCCACTAGAAACAGTTGAGCATCTCTTCTTTGAGTGTAGTTATTCAGCAGAGATTTGGGAAACATTGATGAAGGGGGTTCTACTAGATAAACTTACAGTAAAATGGGAGGAGTTGATGAGAATAATGAGAGACAGTTCGAATGGGAAGATGAAACAGTTCATCATTAAGTATGCGTTTCAGACTTCAGTATACATGATATGGAGGGAGAGGAACAGAAGAAGGCATGGAGAGATGGCCTCGACAACGAGTCTGCTTATAAAGCTCATTGATAAAAATTTGCGGAACAAGCTTACTCTTGTGCAGAGGGAGGGAGATATGGATATTGGGAAGGGGATGGTCTATTGGTTTAGCACAAGATAG
- the LOC108814834 gene encoding HIPL1 protein: protein MNSLCSVAVLLSCLVLFFLAKESLSHPLCNDLTAPFNLKQPLSFCQFNGSVCCNSHEDLKLQKQFKAVNVTGSCSSLLKSLLCSKCDPFAAELFRAESESRQVPVLCNSTESSQKSTQSLADIDFCARFWSECQNLSLTNTPFASQSGDRGNSTISEIWKSRNDFCKTFGGSSDESSVCFNGQAVSFNISKATGPSPSGICLEKLANGSFLNMEPHPDGSNRVFLSDQAGMMYLATIPSQGSREVLTIDKTNLFLDLTEEVHFDAELGLLGIAFHPNFLKNGRFFVSFNCDRVKWPDCSGKCACNSDVECDPSKLDSDNGATPCQYHSVISEFFTNGTYVNPGEVRRIFTMGLPFTSHHGGQILFGPKDGYLYFMMGDGGSKGDPHNFAQNKRSLLGKIMRLDVNNVPDAKAMSEFQLWGNYTIPKDNPFTQDKNMLPEIWAMGVRNPWRCSFDSERPSYFLCADVGEDKYEEVDMITKGGNYGWHYYEGPLPFNLSASSKTSKKSTNISNPIFPIMWYKHSDVNQKEGSASITGGYFYRSSTDPCLYGTYLFADLYAGVIWGGAETPLGSGNFKSSHIPLQCASDSPISCSSDAESSSSLSSPPLGFIFSFGQDNNKDIYLLASSGLYRIVRPSRCNFHCSLENGTSLVPSHRSPPSPSSSQRLHNSISTLVITFLAWCFLLSVIQKK from the exons ATGAATTCTCTCTGTTCAGTAGCAGTCTTGCTTTCTTGCCTTGTGTTGTTCTTTCTTGCCAAAGAATCTTTGTCACATCCTTTATGTAATGATTTGA CTGCTCCGTTTAATCTGAAGCAGCCGCTCTCTTTTTGTCAATTCAATGGAAGTGTATGCTGTAACTCCCATGAAGACTTGAAGTTGCAGAAGCAGTTTAAAGCAGTCAATGTAACTGGTAGCTGTTCTTCGCTTCTCAAGTCATTACTTTGCTCG AAGTGTGATCCTTTCGCAGCAGAGCTTTTCCGTGCTGAGTCAGAATCTAGACAAGTCCCTGTGCTCTGCAACTCCACAGAGTCTTCTCAAAAGTCAACACAATCTCTTGCCGACATTGATTTCTGCGCAAGGTTTTGGAGTGAATGTCAGAATCTCTCTTTAACCAACACTCCTTTTGCATCTCAATCTGGAGATAGAGGCAACTCCACAATATCTGAAATATGGAAATCAAGAAATGACTTCTGCAAGACTTTTGGTGGATCTTCAGATGAATCCTCTGTGTGCTTCAATGGCCAGGCGGTATCATTCAACATTTCAAAAGCTACTGGTCCATCTCCTTCAGGAATATGCCTTGAGAAGCTTGCAAACGGGTCTTTTCTTAACATGGAACCTCATCCTGATGGCTCTAATCGCGTCTTTCTGTCTGATCAAGCTGGGATGATGTACTTGGCGACAATCCCATCTCAAGGATCTAGAGAAGTTTTGACAATAGACAAGACTAATCTGTTTCTTGATCTTACTGAAGAAGTTCACTTTGATGCTGAGCTTGGTCTCTTAGGAATAGCTTTTCATCCTAATTTCTTGAAAAACGGTAGATTCTTTGTTTCTTTCAACTGTGACAGAGTTAAGTGGCCAGACTGTTCTGGCAAATGCGCATGCAACTCAGATGTTGAGTGTGACCCTTCAAAGCTAGATTCTGATAACGGAGCAACCCCATGTCAATACCACAGCGTCATATCAGAGTTCTTTACTAATG GGACTTATGTTAACCCGGGGGAGGTAAGAAGAATCTTTACAATGGGTCTTCCTTTTACATCACATCACGGTGGACAAATCTTGTTTGGACCTAAAGATGGGTACTTGTATTTCATGATGGGAGATGGAGGAAGCAAAGGAGATCCACACAACTTTGCACAGAACAAGAGATCTTTGCTTGGGAAGATCATGAGGCTCGATGTAAATAATGTTCCAG ATGCAAAAGCAATGAGCGAGTTTCAGCTATGGGGAAACTATACTATACCAAAAGACAATCCGTTTACACAAGATAAGAATATGCTTCCTGAAATTTGGGCCATGGGAGTTAGAAACCCATGGCGATGCAGTTTTGATTCAGAGAGGCCGTCTTACTTCCTATGTGCAGATGTTGGAGAG GACAAGTATGAAGAAGTGGATATGATCACCAAGGGAGGAAACTATGGTTGGCATTACTACGAGGGACCTTTACCATTTAATCTCTCGGCCTCTTCTAAAACCAGCAAAAAATCAACAAACATTTCAAATCCGATCTTCCCGATAATGTGGTACAAACACTCGGACGTAAACCAGAAAGAAGGGTCTGCATCAATAACTGGAGGATACTTTTATCGTTCATCTACTGATCCATGCTTGTATGGAAC gTATCTCTTTGCAGACTTATACGCTGGAGTCATTTGGGGTGGAGCTGAAACTCCACTGGGTAGTGGAAACTTCAAGAGCTCTCATATTCCATTACAATGCGCCTCGGATTCACCGATATCTTGCTCATCTGATGCAGAGTCTTCTTCATCATTGTCATCTCCACCCCTTGGCTTTATATTCTCCTTTGGACAAGACAACAACAAAGATATCTACTTACTTGCAAGCTCTGGCCTTTACAGAATTGTTCGTCCGAGCCGCTGTAACTTTCATTGCTCTCTTGAAAACGGAACTTCATTGGTTCCTTCACATCGTTCTCCGCCGTCTCCATCATCGTCTCAACGACTACACAACAGCATTAGTACTCTAGTAATAACTTTCTTAGCGTGGTGTTTTCTTCTGTCTGTAATACAGAAAAAATGA